One Vicia villosa cultivar HV-30 ecotype Madison, WI linkage group LG5, Vvil1.0, whole genome shotgun sequence genomic window, TATGTTCTTCACCAACCCATTTCACCTACCACTCCAATTCAACCACTTTCACCAAAAAGTTTGCATCTTTTTCCACAATCATGGCTACTTCTGCTGCATCAGCTGTAAAACCAAAACCAATTGCCTATGGTTTCAAAACTTTGTTAGAAACTTTCACTGTTGATGTTCATAGAGCAGATAATAGGCCACTGAATGTGCCCTTGATTTCACCTTTTACAATTGCTTCTTCAAAGTTGGAGAAAGTAGAGAACGTTGCTATTAGAGTTGAATTGAGTAACGGTGCTGTTGGGTGGGGTGAAGCACCAATTTTGCCCTTTGTTACTGCTGAGGATCAAAACACAGCTATGGTTAAAGCTTCTGAAGCTTGTGCTTTCTTACTGAAATGTCCTGCATTAACATTGGGTTCTATGTTGGGGAAAATTGGTGAGATTCTTCCAGGACATCAATTTGCTTCAGTGAGTGATCTTTGATCATACTAGTGCTTCTGTTTTTTTGTTATTCTAATTCTCATCATTTGTTAGTTCTTCTGTTTgggaatatgatttttttaatggaAATTTCACTTTCAAGTTTCAATCTATGTGTTTCAACATTGAAGGTTAGGGCTGGAGTAGAGATGGCAGTAATCGACGCTGTTGCAAGTAGTATTCGTGTACCTTTGTGGAGGCTTTTTGGTGGTGCTTCAAATACCATAACCACTGATATAACAGTTAAGATCTTATATAATTTTTGACAAATGCTTATTATGaagaatataatatttttataataagtcAAGTTATTATATATGCAGATCCCAATTGTTTCTTCAGCTGAAGCAGCTGAATTGGCTTCTAAGTACTATAAACAAGGATTCAAGACTTTAAAGCTGAAAGTGGGAAAGAATCTGAATGCAGATATAGAAGTGCTTCAAGCCATACGTGTTGCTCACCCTGACTGTCAGTTTATTCTCGATGCTAACGAAGGGTATAACTCTGACGAAGCAGTGGAAGTTCTCGAGAAATTACATGGTTAAAACCTTAACCTACACAGTATTGAATTATTTTCCTCTTCATCCTTCATATATGATCCAAATGAATGTTGCTGTCGGACTAGAAAATGCACGCGTGCACTTTTATTGCATTATGTTTGCCATCAGTTAGAAacttagtttgttttgtattattACAGAAATGGGGTTGACCCCTATTCTATTTGAGCAACCAGTTCACAGAGATGATTGGGATGGTCTTGGATATGTGAGTAACATAGCAAGAGAAAAATACGGAGTATCTGTTGCAGCTGATGAGAGTTGCAGAAGTTTAGTTGATGTTTATAGAATAGTTGAAGGGAATATTGTTGATGTGATTAACATTAAGCTTGCTAAAGTTGGAGTTATAGGTGCAATGGATATGATTGAAAAAGCAAGTTCAGCAGGTTTGGATTTGATGATTGGTGGTATGGTTGAGACAAGACTTGCTATGGGATTTGCTGGTCATCTTGCTGCTGGCCTTGGATACTTTAAGTAAGTACTATAATTATTGCATTTGGAAAGTTTGAGCTTTTCTTCTTAGTTTTTGCTGGTTTAtattgtttttgttatgtagtgtTCATTTTCTATTTTACTAAATCATTTCAATATTGCAAACTCTTCTGTAGGTTTATTGACCTAGACACACCACTTCTGCTATCAGAAGATCCAGTTCTAGAAGGCTATGAAGGTATATatctttttttatagattttcatGAAAAGATTGGCTAGATTTTATATCTTTTCAATGTGATGACATTTGAGTATTTCATTGAACAGTTTCAGGTGCCACTTACACATTCACAAATGCAAGGGGACATGGTGGATTCCTTCATTGGGACAACCTTGCTTAGCAAGTTATGATTTTCTTGCAAAATAGAACTCCACTTTAATAATCGAAGCAGTAACTTGTTTCATATTGTGTAACTTGTTTCAAATTGTGCGTACAAAGTTCAGTGCTTATCTTCACTTAGGAACAAATATTGTTAGAGAGAAATTGTACCTCCAAGAGCAACTCAGCTACTATCTCTTCTATTACTTTGAAAAACATTTCAAGTCACATGCAAGATTTGGTAGAAACATGTATACGACTTGGTAGTTCTTGCACAAATATCTGTTGTTGAACCGTAAAGATGATGAGACAAATGTAAAATCCAGATTGTGGTTAACTCAATATTTGATCATGTTCATGTAATTCCTATTGTTTAAACATCTGTATGCAAAACTTCCAAGAATGTTTTTTTGTTACAGTACCAAGTTTTTCTCAAATATTGTATACAAAACTTCAGTTTCTTGCTCTCTTTTTTACCATAAAAATGAATATTGGATAAAACTAGCAAATAATGTACACAATTAAGGTTTTATACCAGACTAGACAGATCTGACGGTTAGGGTTTCATTGTCCATGGTGAGTGTTTGTTTTCtctttatttatgattttattgtttgttttcttCCCAAATCTGTTTGGATAAGTATATGGAAAAGTTGAAGTTTCTACTACTGACATTTGGAGAAACAGTTAACATActgaattttcattttttttatgtagTTTTTTGCTTTAACAATCACTTATGAACTGGAATCAGCTTTTAAGTTGAAGAACTTATTTTTTTCAGTGTCGACGTGTCAGTGTCGTGTTTTCGGTCTCGATCCTTCATGAGTAGtatcttttcaaaatcaacttataGGTCAAGACCTTGATTTAGTTTAATACTAAGAAAAGTAAATTTGAAGATCTTTACTATTTTCTATCTCACATATTTTGAGTTTATTATGATGTTGTGGTCTGATTTCCTGGGTGCAGGTTCAACTATGGATGATTCTTTTTGCATTTCACTTCCATTattctttaataaaatattttctttaataacAACTACTATGATagtatgatgcatgtattatgattATTGATGCTCTGTTAAGCAAAAATGAAAGCAAAATGATCAATCAAACTTTTCTATAGATGAATTCAGAGGACTGTTTaactattttataatatatatgaatgactgcaatatatatatatatatatatatatatatatatatatatatatatatatatatatatacaccagAAGTGTATTACAGCGGAAGCTGGAtcgaattttttttctcttttttggtaGATAAAAGACAGAGTATATAAAAACTTTGTTATATTATTGAAAATTGCGTgcttacaaaagaaaagaaatccCCTTTTTATAGGGATACAAAAGCTTACTATTTAAACCGGTAAAAGCTACCTATGATAGCCGGTTACAACAAACATAGATGAATTATTAATGTCGGGTACACACTGGGCCCCATCGACACAATAATAATTCACAAAAAACAAACTTTCTTACACAAAGCAGAAAATATTATTTCATTATTCAAGAAACGATGCTTGCATGGTCCAAGAAAAGATGCTTGCATGGGCCTTCTTTCAAGATAAGATTCTTTCTTATCTTTGCTTTTGTCTTTTGCAATGTTTTTTTCCCAAAAGATAAGATTCTTAGCTTTGGAATTATTTATTGGTTTTTCAAAATGGTAGACAAGATAAGACTCTCTCTTGTCCATTTCTCTTTGTCTCGAGATTCTATTATCTCGTTGCCTTGTCTTTTGCCTTTTGGGCCATAGATTGAATCATTGCATCCCAAAAATCTTCAGCAGTAGGGTCCTCTGCTTGGGCTTCTCCTGCTAAGCAATCAAAATTGCTGGAATCCATAGATCCCATAGAAGAGCTAGTCTTCATAGATGAACtttcatcttttgatgtcttggtTGGCAAGGCCGGTCATCCACCTGTGCAGTCTGGTCCACTGCACAGGGCCTCTAAAATTACAAGGGCCTCCATATTCTTATAATGTCGTTCtagttacaaataaaaaaaagggttaaatggctttcacccccctgcaatagtagcgatatttgatttacccccctttgaaaaaaaaaattgttttacccCCCTAtcatattaaaattgtaagtcttttgccccctaagagggaaaaatacccccctgtaaaatatatttttttgatttaccacccccgtttttacacgtttaggagggtgcccaaatattacaggggggtaaaacaattttttttttaaaaggggggtaaatcaaatctcgctactattgcaggggggtgaaagtcatttaaccctaaaaaaaatgaaCAAAGTTTATACAGTTGTAGGTAACAAAGTTACCTGACAAATTCAGCCAATCACCAAAAGTATAAACAGTTATAGGGATACAAAAGCTTACTATTTAAACCGGTAAAATCTACCTATGACAGCCGGTTACAACAAACACAGATGAATTATTAATGTCGGGTACACACTGGGCCCCATCGACACAATAATAATTCACAAAAAACAAACTTTCTTACAAAAAGCagaaaatattctttcattaTTCAAGAAATGATGCTTGCATGGTCCAAGAAAAGATGCTTGCATGGGCCTTCTTTCAAGATAAGATTCTTTCTTATCTTTGCTTTTGTCTTTTGCAATGTTTTTTCCCAAAAGATAAGATTCCTAGCTTTGGAATTATTTATTGGTTTTTGAAATGGTAGACAAGATAAGATTCTCTCTTGTCCATTTCTCTTTGTCTCGAGATTCTATTATCTCTTTGCCTTGTCTTTTGCCTTTTGGGCCATAGATTGAATCATTGCATCCCAAAAATCTTCAGTAGTAGGGTCCTCTGCTTGGGCTTCTCCTGCTAAGCAATCAAAATTGCTGGAATCCATAGATCCCATATAAGAGCTAGTCTTCATAGATGAACtttcatcttttgatgtcttggtTGGCAAGGCCGGTCATCCACCTGTGCAGTCTGGTCCACTGCACAGGGCCTCTACAATTACAAGGGCCTCCATATTCTTATAATGTCGTTCtagttacaaataaaaaaaatgaacaaaGTTTAAACAGTTGTAGGTAACAAAGTTACCTGACGAATTCAGTCAATCACCAAAAGTATATACACCTGTTTTTTCTTTTCTATCAATTATTTTAAAGGGTTTTTAATTAGTAAGGATTATataattaattcttttatacATATATGTATAGAGATTCTgaattgtaataatttttttctcacaattttaatttaatattttaattattttcttctcattaattaattaatatatcacACCTTATTTAaacttaatatattaatatattttaaattttaaatatttaagatGGATTGCACGATTTCGCTAAAATATAATAGTGCTTCTATGAAATATAGAtcttgtatattttttaattatatatttctattattttgcATAGAcgtttttatttcaaaattcaaGTGTATAGTatacattataataattttttatattttataagtttatattttaattattatttccttctgttttatttttaatttttaattttatatgttaATTGGTAACTATTTCTTAATCATATTTATCggtttatttttaatgttatatttATTGGTTCAAATTTAACGCTGTCTATCTAGTTCAAATTTCAATGCTGCAagttttttggttttaattttgtttcttcttttcatTCTTCATCTACACCTCTTAAATTGTTTCTTAAGAGTAGaaaattttagggttaatagtcatttgcccccctgcaatagtagcgatattcggtttactcccttttaaaaaaacttttgttttacccccctgtaatatttgggtaccccctaaacgtgtaaaaaccagggagtaaaatcaaaaaaaatatattttacaggggggtaattttccctcttagggggcaaaagacttacaaatttaatattataggggagtaaaacaaatttttttttaaaaggggggtaaaccgaatatcgctactattgcaggggacaaatgactattaacccaaaATTTTATTCTGAATATGAGAAGCATAAAAAAATTAGTCAGTTAACTTGATTTCAAgcaaaacctcttgataaaaattacaattttttgtTGAAAACTTGAATGTAGTTAATGTGATGTAGgaattctttaaatttttttatcaagaattttttaaaaaaaatttagaacagGGCCTCCTAATTCTTTGAGACGGGCCTGTTGGTTGGAAAGGTGGAGAAGAATTGATTATTCATATAATCCAAGGTTCTAACCATAATTTCTTCTTTCGTTTCATTTGGATATTTTCTCTGGAAGAAGTTCTTCAAATTTCCCATAGATATTTGTTGGGAACTTTGttctttgattttattatttttatcttcaGCTATAGCTGCTTGAATCAGAATAATTTTATTCTGGATTTCTTCAGAACTCATCTTGTTCCACCATTTATAgaagaaatttctttctaaaatggGAATGTTGAATTTGTCTTGAGATATGGTGATAGACCATCTCCATATCCAAGGAATATGAAATTTTACAAAGAACAAAAATGGACATTGTCCTGTGATTAAATTATCagataaaatatttatgataagTGGACTATTATCACACCAGGGATTGTACAAATCAAGTAATTCTTTGGGTAAAATTTCCAAAGACGGACCAAATTTAGTCCAACATTCGTAAAACCAATTTGGTATGGGTCTATTAATCATTTCAGGATTAATAGAGAAGAACCAATAATGCTTATTCTTAGGATTTTGATAATAAAAAGCTTGAGTAAAAGCTTGGACATAGTCccaataattaaagtaaatatactTTCCTTCAGCAATTCTTATTGCTTTTTCACCATTTGGGTTGAGACCCCATTCTCTTGGTAACAAGATTTTATTAAGGTGGCATTTACTGAAGTTTATAAAACTTTCAGGATTATTGTTTTGGTAGTGGTGAGTAATTGTTACCGATTCGGTAACAGTCAAAAGAATTTCTAGGTGAGGCCTAGATTTTCCATGAAGACCTGGATATCCTCGTGATTCGAGGTATCTCGTTTTGATAGACCATCCATCATTTGGATTTATCTTAATATCTTCCTCATCAACATACATGATTTTTTTAGTTACTGGATTTTCAAAATAATCCAGTTGTTCTTGAGATGGGTTATTAACCGCAACTTCCTTGTAGGATGTATTTTTATTAGAGGAGGAAGCAATATCTTTCTTTTTTTGATGAAGATGCAGGTAATTGCTGCATTTTTCTCCCTTTGTAAACTGTAGTCCAATCACCTATTAGAGGAATGTTTGATTCGGGTTGGGGTAACATATTGTTACTCCCTCTTCCACCACGGCCATAGCCGCGGCCTCTTCCCCTATATGGGGTCATCATTTTTTCCCTGCAAAAATTCACGAGTTAGGTAGTCAACAAGTGAATTATTTTCACCTTTAATGTGttgaatatcaaattcaaatgtaGATAATTGAGATTGCCAGCTAGCAAAAATTTGCTTAGCAACAAGATTTTTAACATCTTTTTCAATAATTGATTTAGCTGAGCTGCAAtcaatttttaataagaatttcttattaagaagatcattttgaaattttgaaatacattttataataGAAAGCATTTCTTTCTTGATAGTAGAATATTTAGATTGAGTAGGATTCCATTTTCCAGAAGTAAATCTAACTAAAACTTCTTTTGATGTTTCAGGTATAAC contains:
- the LOC131602950 gene encoding L-Ala-D/L-amino acid epimerase, with protein sequence MDSSTGLNLKLQMKSSLSHSFLLCSSPTHFTYHSNSTTFTKKFASFSTIMATSAASAVKPKPIAYGFKTLLETFTVDVHRADNRPLNVPLISPFTIASSKLEKVENVAIRVELSNGAVGWGEAPILPFVTAEDQNTAMVKASEACAFLLKCPALTLGSMLGKIGEILPGHQFASVRAGVEMAVIDAVASSIRVPLWRLFGGASNTITTDITIPIVSSAEAAELASKYYKQGFKTLKLKVGKNLNADIEVLQAIRVAHPDCQFILDANEGYNSDEAVEVLEKLHEMGLTPILFEQPVHRDDWDGLGYVSNIAREKYGVSVAADESCRSLVDVYRIVEGNIVDVINIKLAKVGVIGAMDMIEKASSAGLDLMIGGMVETRLAMGFAGHLAAGLGYFKFIDLDTPLLLSEDPVLEGYEVSGATYTFTNARGHGGFLHWDNLA